A stretch of the Vitis vinifera cultivar Pinot Noir 40024 chromosome 16, ASM3070453v1 genome encodes the following:
- the LOC100247776 gene encoding uncharacterized protein LOC100247776: MKPRTNGVPRAQKSRNFQGEGPNWVLLAGGALLSTLSIRLGYKLKQALDTKQQENASSGKSADRNKSGACRLHSNAYSFTREDNSCFHCVSGSEGILDVNHHQPNGQILTESDVALPLVMVPAPEYTKENGVVWASSPERLELPPKPFHHSNCSDSPCVSESGSDIFSKREVIQKLRQQLKKRDDMILEMQDQIMELQNSLSSQLSHSSHLQVQLDAANRDLFDSEREIQRLRKAIADHCVGHVGFNENPSPAMTCPSEPRNGHANGYLNGDTNLESPEKGRGDSERIEMLRREVGELREVIEGKEYLLQSYKEQKVELSMKIKELQQRLDSQLPNIL; the protein is encoded by the exons ATGAAACCAAGAACAAATGGGGTACCTAGAGCTCAAAAATCCAGAAATTTTCAGGGTGAAGGACCAAATTGGGTCCTTCTTGCAGGGGGTGCTTTGTTAAGTACGCTATCCATTCGTCTTGGCTACAAGCTGAAGCAGGCTCTGGACACAAAGCAACAGGAGAATGCAA GTAGTGGGAAATCTGCTGACAGAAATAAGTCGGGAGCTTGTCGTTTGCATTCAAATGCATATTCTTTTACCCGAGAGGATAATAGTTGCTTCCATTGTGTTTCAG GATCTGAAGGCATCTTGGATGTTAATCACCACCAGCCCAATGGCCAAATACTGACAGAGTCTGATGTAGCTCTCCCTTTGGTGATGGTGCCTGCCCCTGAATATACCAAAGAGAACGGTGTTGTCTGGGCATCCTCCCCTGAGCGCCTTGAGCTGCCTCCAAAGCCATTCCACCACTCAAACTGCTCAGACTCGCCATGTGTCTCAGAATCTGGCTCTGACATCTTCAGTAAGCGGGAAGTGATACAAAAGCTGAGGCAGCAATTGAAGAAAAGAGACGACATGATACTGGAGATGCAGGATCAAATCATGGAATTGCAGAACTCATTGAGCTCTCAGCTGTCCCATTCCTCACATCTGCAGGTGCAGCTTGATGCTGCAAACAGGGATCTGTTTGATTCTGAGAGAGAAATCCAGAGGCTCAGAAAGGCAATTGCAGATCACTGTGTTGGCCATGTGGGCTTCAATGAAAACCCCTCACCAGCCATGACCTGCCCATCTGAACCAAGAAACGGCCATGCAAATGGGTATCTCAACGGAGACACCAACCTGGAGTCACCAGAAAAAGGAAGAGGAGACAGTGAGAGGATTGAGATGCTGAGAAGGGAAGTCGGAGAGTTGAGGGAAGTGATAGAAGGAAAGGAGTACCTGCTGCAGAGCTACAAGGAGCAGAAGGTGGAGCTCTCCATGAAGATCAAAGAGTTGCAGCAGAGACTAGACTCTCAGCTAC